A region of the Pseudarthrobacter oxydans genome:
TTGTACATGGTGAAATAGACCGAATTTTTCACAACCAAGCCGACCCACAGGGAGACGCCCGCGCATGTCCAAGATTATCTACACCCACACCGACGAAGCGCCGATGCTGGCTACCTATTCGTTCCTGCCCATCATCGAGGCGTTCGCCTCGACAGCAGGTGTGGAGGTGGAGACCCGCGACATTTCGCTCGCCGGCCGCATCATCGCCGTCTTCGGTGACTACCTGACCCCCGAGCAGCAGATCGGTGACGCCCTTGCTGAACTCGGCGAGCTGGCGAAGACGCCGGAAGCCAACATCATCAAGCTGCCCAACATCAGCGCCTCCATCCCGCAGCTGAAGGCAGCCATCGCCGAACTGCAGGGCCAGGGCTACGCCCTTCCGGACTACCCGGACAACCCGTCCTCGGACGAGGAAACGGCCATCCGCTCGCGCTACGACAAGATCAAGGGCTCCGCCGTGAACCCGGTCCTGCGCGAAGGCAACTCGGACCGCCGCGCACCGCTGTCCGTCAAGAACTACGCCCGCCAGAACCCGCACTCCATGGGCGCCTGGACCCCGGATTCCAAGACCAATGTGGCCACCATGGGCCAGGACGACTTCCGCTCCAACGAGAAGTCGGTTGTCATCGGGTCCGAGGGCACCATCGCCATCCAGCTCGTGCGGGAAGACGGCTCCGTGAAGGTCCTGAAGAAGGCATTCCCGGTCCTGGCCGGAGAGGTCATCGACGGCACCGTGATGCGCGCCGCCGCCCTGGACGAATTCCTGAAGGCACAGGTTGCCCGCGCCAAGGAAGAGGGCGTGCTGTTCTCCGCCCACCTCAAGGCCACCATGATGAAGGTTTCGGACCCCATCATCTTCGGCCACGTGGTCAAGGCCTACTTCTCCGAACTCTTCGAGACCTACGGCAAGCAGCTCTCCGCCGCCGGCATCAGCCCCAACAACGGCCTGGCCGCCATTCTGAGCAGCCTCGAGGACCTGCCAGAGGACGTCCGCGAAGGCGTGCAGGCCCTCATCAAGAAGGGTCTCGAAGAGGGCCCCGCCCTGGCCATGGTGGACTCGGACAAGGGAATCACCACCCTGAACGTCCCCAGCGACGTCATCGTGGACGCCTCCATGCCCGCCATGATCCGCAGCTCCGGCCACATGTGGGGCCCGGACGGCAAGGAAGCTGACACCCTGGCCGTCCTGCCGGACAGCTCCTACGCCGGCATCTACCAGGTGGTCATCGATGACTGCCGCGCCAACGGCGCCTACGACCCCACCACCATGGGCACCGTCCCGAACGTGGGCCTCATGGCACAGGCCGCCGAGGAATACGGCAGCCACGACAAGACCTTCGAAATCCAGGAAGCCGGCACCGTCCAGATCGTTGACGGTTCCGGAAACGTCCTGATTGAGCACCAGGTTTCCGAAGGCGACATCTGGCGCGCCTGCCAGACGAAGGACCTGCCCATCCGCGACTGGGTCAAGCTGGCCGTCACCCGCGCCCGCGCCTCCCAGACCCCCGCCGTGTTCTGGCTGGACGAAGAGCGTGCCCACGACGCCAACCTCATCGCCAAGGTCAACGAGTACCTTAAGGAGCACGACACCGAGGGCCTGGACATCCAGATCATGTCCCCGGTCAAGGCCATCGCCTTCACCCTGGAGCGCATCCGCAAGGGCGAGGACACCATCTCGGTGTCCGGCAACGTCCTGCGCGACTACCTCACGGACCTGTTCCCCATCCTGGAGCTGGGCACCAGCGCCAAGATGCTCTCCGTTGTTCCGCTGATGAACGGCGGCGGGCTCTTCGAAACCGGCGCCGGCGGCTCCGCCCCGAAGCACGTCCAGCAGCTGCTCAAGGAAAACCACCTCCGGTGGGACAGCCTGGGTGAGTTCCTGGCCCTGGCCGTCAGCTTCGAGCACCTGGCCACCACCACGGACAACAAGCGCGCCCAGGTCCTGGCCGACACACTGGACCGCGCCACCGGAACCTTCCTGCTGGAGAACAAGTCGCCCAGCCGCCGTGCCGGCGAGCTGGACAACCGCGGCAGCCACTACTTCCTGGCCCGCTACTGGGCCGAGGAACTGGCCAAGCAGACGGACGACGCCGACCTGGCCGCCTCCTTCAGCTCCATCGCCGGAGAGCTTTCCTCGAAGGAGGAAACGATTGTTGGCGAACTGGCCGAGGTCCAGGGCTCGCCGGTGGACATCGGCGGCTACTACCACCCGGACGAGGCCAAGGTTTCGGCCGTGATGCGTCCGTCCGCCACGCTCAACAAGGTTCTCGCCACGCTGAGCTAGCCCACCTGGAACCAGCACTACGAAAGGGGCGGCGCCCCGGAGTTGAAATGTTCAACTTCCGGGACGCCGTCCCTTTGCGTCCCTTGGTCAGGAGCGGGACGCCGCCCCCTTCGCCGCTACCGGCCCGCCGTCGTCCATCACTCCAATGTCCGCCGGCCTTTCCCTGCCGGCCTGAAGCGTCACCCCGATGCCTGCCGCGACGACCAGCCCGATGCCCAGGAAGGCGGCCGGCCCGGGCAGCTGGCCCAGGACCAGGAATCCAATCACCACGG
Encoded here:
- a CDS encoding NADP-dependent isocitrate dehydrogenase, which codes for MSKIIYTHTDEAPMLATYSFLPIIEAFASTAGVEVETRDISLAGRIIAVFGDYLTPEQQIGDALAELGELAKTPEANIIKLPNISASIPQLKAAIAELQGQGYALPDYPDNPSSDEETAIRSRYDKIKGSAVNPVLREGNSDRRAPLSVKNYARQNPHSMGAWTPDSKTNVATMGQDDFRSNEKSVVIGSEGTIAIQLVREDGSVKVLKKAFPVLAGEVIDGTVMRAAALDEFLKAQVARAKEEGVLFSAHLKATMMKVSDPIIFGHVVKAYFSELFETYGKQLSAAGISPNNGLAAILSSLEDLPEDVREGVQALIKKGLEEGPALAMVDSDKGITTLNVPSDVIVDASMPAMIRSSGHMWGPDGKEADTLAVLPDSSYAGIYQVVIDDCRANGAYDPTTMGTVPNVGLMAQAAEEYGSHDKTFEIQEAGTVQIVDGSGNVLIEHQVSEGDIWRACQTKDLPIRDWVKLAVTRARASQTPAVFWLDEERAHDANLIAKVNEYLKEHDTEGLDIQIMSPVKAIAFTLERIRKGEDTISVSGNVLRDYLTDLFPILELGTSAKMLSVVPLMNGGGLFETGAGGSAPKHVQQLLKENHLRWDSLGEFLALAVSFEHLATTTDNKRAQVLADTLDRATGTFLLENKSPSRRAGELDNRGSHYFLARYWAEELAKQTDDADLAASFSSIAGELSSKEETIVGELAEVQGSPVDIGGYYHPDEAKVSAVMRPSATLNKVLATLS